One genomic region from Kineobactrum salinum encodes:
- a CDS encoding O-antigen ligase family protein — protein MAFFLVYMTGTLVSIMLSGSYRGLLSLGQTIMYPLCFGFLIASGYKYLWCSRRSILVLLVFLAFGNATVALLGAIGAISSVPFFGEVGQGRYIFGTTMHSSNGLAFNVNYYATIQGAMFFLYAIMAGAGGRRIAGINAFVLVMIFASSLIGSSRGGLVSFCAAFLSVGLIARPSIFTIKGSALLLGSIAAGVAILANLGAIGAYLYEALRLWKGLAMRGDLWSAAWELWMMRPVFGWGDLGGEGLATITYGEYEGSSMHSGYLNTLVRGGMVQFFASFGFVVFALLWGLGRSRVRWYINRWAVGGIVFYLVNAIFRTYSIGGLGLLPVIVLIASSICLYSSRTDKVYSSVPAKNLGGRS, from the coding sequence ATGGCTTTCTTCCTGGTTTATATGACAGGTACCCTAGTTTCGATCATGCTATCTGGAAGCTATAGAGGACTGCTCTCGCTGGGTCAAACGATCATGTATCCTCTCTGCTTTGGCTTTTTGATAGCTTCAGGCTACAAATACCTGTGGTGCAGCCGTCGTAGCATACTAGTGTTGCTGGTATTTCTCGCTTTCGGAAACGCGACCGTTGCGTTACTCGGCGCAATCGGAGCAATTAGCTCTGTACCATTTTTTGGCGAAGTTGGTCAGGGGAGATATATATTTGGTACAACCATGCATTCCTCAAATGGCTTGGCATTCAACGTAAATTACTACGCTACTATCCAGGGTGCCATGTTCTTTCTCTATGCGATCATGGCTGGCGCTGGAGGGAGAAGGATAGCTGGAATTAATGCATTTGTGTTGGTTATGATATTTGCTTCCTCTCTGATTGGTTCATCTAGAGGCGGACTCGTCTCATTTTGCGCGGCTTTTCTCTCTGTTGGCCTCATAGCCAGACCTTCAATATTCACCATTAAGGGTAGTGCTCTTCTGCTGGGGTCTATAGCTGCAGGTGTAGCTATACTGGCGAATCTAGGTGCGATTGGTGCTTACCTATATGAGGCATTGAGACTCTGGAAGGGCCTCGCAATGAGAGGGGATTTGTGGTCCGCGGCTTGGGAGCTCTGGATGATGCGCCCCGTCTTTGGGTGGGGTGACCTCGGCGGTGAGGGGTTGGCAACAATTACATACGGAGAGTATGAAGGTAGCTCTATGCACTCAGGGTACTTGAATACGCTAGTTCGTGGGGGAATGGTTCAGTTTTTTGCAAGTTTTGGGTTCGTAGTGTTCGCACTGCTGTGGGGTTTGGGACGAAGCCGGGTGAGGTGGTACATTAATAGATGGGCCGTAGGTGGAATTGTATTCTATTTGGTAAATGCAATCTTTCGTACATACTCAATAGGTGGATTAGGGCTGCTGCCAGTAATCGTCTTGATTGCATCATCTATATGTTTGTACTCGTCCAGAACAGACAAGGTGTATAGTAGCGTGCCCGCGAAAAATTTAGGTGGCCGTAGTTAA
- a CDS encoding glycosyltransferase family 4 protein codes for MQTILFSANRGYALKSSRKNIISLFLDRGWRVVLATADDPESRYLCKFGALLEPVNFSRGGFSPIHDILSVNRLRYIYNKYRPDVVHHFHAKPVIFGSLVARYTLRDSCRVVNTITGLGHAFVTGGWLSHAAGLGYKLSLKNADMTIFQNRDDQKLFGGRGWVAIHKQCLIVGSGVDLKKFEFRTRDCGSARQPVVVMLGRLLKQKGIEEFVSVARAVKEQCPQARFVWAGELDPVHPDAVSETWINRQPDIEYAGRLDDVRPLLSSADVLLFPSHREGVPRAVMEAAAVGLPTVGFRVPGVREAVEDDVTGYLLAIGDVSGLTARVLLLLQNDELRQEMGKNARRMAEKMFDIKSIEQAYFSLYRKLGVSFDDHPKAHAV; via the coding sequence ATGCAAACGATTCTGTTTTCAGCCAATCGCGGCTACGCTTTAAAAAGCTCCCGAAAGAATATTATTTCCCTGTTTCTAGACAGAGGTTGGCGCGTGGTACTTGCTACAGCTGATGATCCAGAGAGTAGATATCTGTGTAAATTTGGTGCTCTGCTGGAGCCGGTCAACTTCTCTCGTGGTGGCTTTTCGCCAATCCATGACATCTTGTCGGTAAATCGCCTAAGGTATATTTACAATAAGTACCGTCCTGACGTAGTCCATCACTTTCACGCTAAGCCAGTTATATTTGGATCTCTGGTGGCTCGATATACTCTACGGGATTCGTGCAGGGTCGTGAATACCATCACTGGTTTGGGTCATGCCTTCGTAACGGGTGGATGGCTTTCTCATGCGGCCGGGCTTGGATATAAGCTGTCGCTAAAAAATGCTGATATGACAATATTTCAAAATCGAGATGACCAGAAGCTATTTGGAGGTAGAGGCTGGGTAGCAATACACAAACAATGCCTTATTGTCGGTTCCGGTGTCGACTTGAAAAAGTTTGAATTCAGGACTCGAGATTGTGGGAGTGCGCGACAACCTGTGGTTGTAATGCTGGGACGCCTTCTGAAACAGAAAGGTATTGAGGAGTTTGTGTCAGTTGCCAGAGCCGTCAAGGAGCAATGTCCGCAAGCTCGTTTTGTATGGGCTGGTGAACTCGATCCGGTTCATCCTGATGCGGTCTCAGAGACATGGATTAATCGTCAACCCGATATTGAATATGCAGGACGACTTGATGATGTTCGACCTTTATTATCTTCCGCCGATGTCCTGTTGTTTCCATCCCATAGAGAGGGTGTGCCAAGGGCGGTTATGGAGGCCGCTGCCGTTGGGTTGCCCACCGTAGGTTTTAGGGTGCCTGGCGTGCGCGAAGCAGTAGAGGACGATGTCACAGGGTATCTGCTGGCCATAGGGGATGTGTCAGGTCTGACTGCGCGTGTGTTGCTGTTGCTGCAGAACGACGAGCTCAGGCAGGAAATGGGGAAAAATGCACGTAGGATGGCGGAGAAAATGTTTGACATCAAATCCATAGAGCAGGCATATTTTTCGCTCTATCGAAAACTGGGCGTTTCCTTCGATGATCACCCAAAGGCTCATGCGGTATGA
- a CDS encoding sulfotransferase family protein: MTYQPVVIVGAPRSGTNMLRDVLCQLPGVATWPCDEINYIWRHGNVRYPSDELPAERVSPTIREYIRKHFNWVASHYSATTVIEKTCANSLRVPFVDRVLPEAKYIYIHRDGIDATGSATLRWTAELDLPYIMQKVRFVPVMDLPYYGVRYIWSRLYRLFSRERRLAFWGPALDGMSEILENYSLHEVCALQWQRCVESAESAFSDIDEERVHRVSYESLVKDPIGELSKLLKFLNIEASPSDISQSVAGVSSSSIGKGRASLSEAEIIRLKTLIEPTLARYGY, translated from the coding sequence ATGACTTATCAGCCTGTCGTAATTGTCGGTGCGCCTCGCTCGGGTACCAATATGTTGCGGGACGTATTATGCCAGTTGCCGGGCGTAGCCACGTGGCCCTGTGACGAAATCAACTACATTTGGCGCCATGGAAACGTTAGATACCCATCGGACGAGCTGCCGGCAGAGCGGGTATCACCGACTATCAGGGAATACATTCGTAAACACTTCAACTGGGTGGCCTCTCATTACTCTGCGACTACGGTCATAGAAAAAACATGTGCTAATAGTTTGCGAGTGCCGTTTGTCGATCGTGTGCTTCCGGAAGCCAAATACATTTACATACATCGTGACGGTATCGACGCCACGGGGTCCGCCACGCTTCGATGGACTGCAGAGCTCGATCTTCCCTATATCATGCAGAAGGTTCGTTTTGTCCCTGTGATGGATCTTCCATATTATGGTGTACGCTACATATGGAGCCGCCTCTATCGCCTGTTTTCCCGGGAACGACGCCTGGCCTTCTGGGGGCCGGCACTCGACGGTATGTCCGAAATTCTCGAAAATTATTCATTGCATGAAGTTTGTGCGTTGCAATGGCAGCGGTGTGTCGAGAGTGCTGAATCTGCATTCTCCGATATCGACGAAGAACGGGTACATAGAGTGAGTTATGAGAGCTTAGTCAAGGATCCTATTGGAGAACTGAGTAAACTGCTTAAATTTCTGAATATCGAGGCCTCCCCATCGGATATATCTCAATCGGTCGCAGGAGTATCGAGTAGCAGTATAGGCAAAGGGCGAGCATCTCTTTCGGAAGCTGAAATTATCCGATTGAAAACGTTGATCGAACCCACACTGGCCCGGTATGGATACTAA
- a CDS encoding LegC family aminotransferase has protein sequence MSNHQVFERILSEVRAIYGDGLVPLHRPTFSGNEKRYLTDCIDSNFVSSVGERVTEFENRIAEYAGAGFAIATVNGTAALHAALQLAGVKQDDEVITQALTFVAGCNAIRYCGAEPVFLDVSLDTFSLSPDAVKQFLETRAEVRPGGTYNRKTGRRLAACVPMHTFGIPGRIDEIVKICRDYSIPVIEDAAESLGSYRAGQHTGTFGMFGTLSFNGNKVITTGGGGMLLTNDRYLAEKARHITTTAKVPHGYEFVHDEVGYNYRMPNLNAALGCAQMEQLQGMLDTKATVAARYQSMAATLGLQLAAPLEGDTSNFWLNAVVLSSIAERDELLEYSNSHNIMMRPVWRLMPHLTMYARCYQDGLRNSLWLEERIVNLPSSVPETPLRA, from the coding sequence ATGAGTAATCATCAGGTCTTTGAGCGCATACTATCTGAGGTGCGTGCTATATACGGTGATGGTTTGGTTCCTTTGCACCGTCCCACGTTTTCGGGTAATGAAAAGCGCTACCTAACCGATTGCATTGACTCAAATTTCGTGTCGTCGGTTGGGGAACGGGTTACTGAGTTTGAGAATCGCATTGCCGAGTATGCCGGGGCAGGTTTTGCGATTGCTACCGTCAACGGTACAGCTGCACTGCATGCCGCGCTCCAATTGGCGGGCGTGAAGCAGGATGACGAGGTGATCACGCAGGCATTGACCTTTGTCGCTGGCTGCAATGCGATCAGGTATTGTGGCGCGGAACCAGTTTTTCTTGACGTAAGCCTGGATACATTCAGTCTCAGTCCAGATGCTGTGAAACAGTTTCTTGAAACCCGTGCTGAAGTGCGGCCAGGGGGAACCTATAACCGCAAGACCGGGCGCAGGCTGGCAGCATGTGTACCCATGCATACCTTTGGCATTCCGGGACGTATTGATGAAATTGTGAAGATATGCCGCGATTATAGTATCCCGGTGATAGAGGATGCGGCGGAATCACTCGGCAGCTATCGTGCAGGTCAACACACGGGTACATTTGGTATGTTTGGTACTCTCAGCTTCAATGGAAACAAAGTGATCACTACGGGGGGAGGAGGGATGCTACTCACCAATGACAGATATTTGGCTGAGAAGGCGCGGCATATCACGACCACGGCCAAAGTGCCGCATGGTTATGAGTTTGTACATGATGAGGTCGGCTATAACTACCGTATGCCTAATTTGAATGCAGCCCTGGGCTGTGCGCAGATGGAGCAATTGCAGGGAATGCTCGATACCAAAGCTACTGTTGCTGCAAGGTACCAGTCTATGGCCGCTACCTTGGGGTTGCAATTGGCTGCTCCGCTGGAAGGGGATACATCCAATTTCTGGCTAAATGCGGTGGTACTTTCCTCCATTGCAGAGCGAGATGAGCTCCTGGAGTATAGTAACTCTCACAATATAATGATGCGCCCGGTCTGGCGGCTCATGCCTCATCTCACTATGTATGCCCGCTGCTACCAGGATGGGCTCAGGAATTCGTTGTGGCTGGAGGAGCGTATTGTCAATCTGCCGTCCAGTGTCCCTGAAACGCCACTGCGAGCCTGA
- a CDS encoding UDP-N-acetylglucosamine 4,6-dehydratase — MNTLRLIGRENPLFGTDIDNYASELSALVSKSRFLVIGGAGSIGQAVSAEIFKRSPKALHVVDISENNLVELVRDIRSTLGYIKGDFKTYALDCGSREFAALMRANNGYDYVFNLSALKHVRSEKDPFTLMRLIEVNILNTVATIHMAREGGARKYFCVSTDKAANPVNMMGASKRIMEMFLMHESLSLPISTARFANVAFSDGSLLHGFNQRFAKRQPISAPNDVRRYFVTPQESGELCLMSCLLGNNRDIFFPKLSEELHLTRFSDIAVRYLSYLGYEAVECDTEDEARRRADELVIKKQWPVYFFPSDTTGEKDFEEFYTGEEQLDLKRFHAVGVIKNDAAVDEEQLDYFMDEIHRMRTQPVWDKPELVKLFNDMLPDFDHKDTGKYLDERM; from the coding sequence ATGAATACCTTGAGACTGATAGGGCGGGAAAATCCGCTGTTTGGTACAGATATTGATAACTATGCCTCGGAGCTATCTGCGTTGGTATCGAAGAGCAGATTTCTGGTGATCGGCGGGGCCGGCTCGATTGGGCAGGCTGTCAGTGCGGAAATTTTCAAGCGGAGCCCCAAAGCATTACATGTCGTTGATATCAGCGAGAACAATCTGGTTGAGTTGGTTCGCGATATCCGTAGTACGCTTGGGTACATCAAGGGAGATTTCAAGACGTATGCACTCGACTGCGGCTCCCGCGAGTTTGCGGCCCTGATGCGAGCCAATAATGGTTATGACTATGTGTTTAATCTCTCCGCGCTCAAGCATGTACGCAGTGAAAAAGATCCGTTTACGCTCATGCGGTTGATTGAGGTTAATATACTCAACACTGTGGCGACGATTCATATGGCTCGAGAGGGAGGTGCTCGCAAGTACTTCTGTGTATCTACTGACAAGGCGGCCAACCCCGTAAATATGATGGGAGCCAGCAAGCGTATCATGGAGATGTTTCTGATGCACGAAAGTCTGTCCCTACCAATATCAACAGCGAGATTTGCCAATGTCGCTTTTTCCGATGGATCTTTGTTACATGGATTTAACCAGCGTTTCGCGAAACGTCAGCCCATTTCTGCACCAAACGATGTGCGTCGCTATTTCGTAACGCCACAGGAGTCCGGTGAGTTGTGCCTGATGTCCTGCTTGCTGGGTAACAATCGCGACATTTTCTTTCCGAAGCTGAGTGAGGAGCTGCATCTGACCAGGTTTTCAGATATTGCAGTCAGGTATCTTTCTTACCTTGGATATGAAGCGGTTGAATGCGATACGGAAGATGAAGCCAGGCGCCGTGCGGATGAACTTGTGATCAAGAAGCAATGGCCGGTTTATTTCTTCCCCAGCGACACGACGGGTGAGAAGGACTTCGAGGAGTTTTATACGGGAGAAGAGCAGCTGGATCTAAAACGATTCCATGCCGTTGGTGTGATCAAGAATGATGCGGCAGTTGATGAGGAACAGCTGGATTACTTTATGGATGAGATTCATCGCATGCGTACACAGCCAGTTTGGGACAAGCCGGAGCTGGTTAAATTATTCAACGATATGCTGCCGGATTTTGATCATAAGGACACTGGGAAGTACCTGGATGAGAGAATGTAA
- a CDS encoding sugar transferase, with translation MIQRFLDILLSGLALLVLSPLLIPVIVALRLTGEGEVFFVQQRVGRGGQLFGLYKFATMLKNSPSLGTGTVTVKDDPRVLPLGRVLRKTKLNELPQLLNIFLGDMSIIGPRPQTQRCYDVFPERSRQAIEKVRPGLSGVGSIVFRREEDMLHTSSDPERFYDEVIMPYKGALEEWYVAQRGIVTYLKCIFVTAWVVALPGSGVVWRILKGLPEPPSELVNHVNFQRRRDAWQ, from the coding sequence ATGATACAGCGGTTTCTTGATATCCTGTTGTCAGGGTTGGCTTTACTTGTCTTGTCACCGCTTCTGATACCTGTGATCGTCGCGTTGCGCTTGACCGGTGAAGGGGAGGTCTTTTTTGTACAACAGCGTGTAGGCCGTGGTGGTCAACTGTTCGGGTTGTATAAGTTTGCCACCATGCTCAAGAACAGTCCTTCCCTCGGTACCGGAACGGTCACGGTCAAGGATGACCCCAGGGTTCTTCCTTTGGGGCGTGTACTTCGTAAAACCAAACTTAATGAACTACCTCAGTTGTTGAACATTTTTTTGGGTGATATGAGTATCATTGGGCCTCGGCCGCAGACTCAGCGTTGTTATGATGTGTTCCCAGAGAGATCAAGACAAGCGATAGAAAAAGTCAGACCCGGACTTTCTGGTGTTGGCTCAATCGTTTTCCGGAGAGAAGAGGATATGCTCCATACAAGCAGTGATCCCGAGCGCTTTTACGATGAGGTAATCATGCCCTATAAAGGCGCGCTCGAAGAATGGTATGTAGCCCAGCGGGGCATAGTGACCTATTTGAAATGTATCTTTGTTACCGCTTGGGTGGTGGCCTTGCCTGGTTCTGGAGTGGTGTGGCGGATACTGAAGGGATTGCCTGAGCCTCCATCGGAGCTGGTAAATCATGTAAATTTTCAGCGGCGTCGGGACGCATGGCAGTAG
- the pdxA gene encoding 4-hydroxythreonine-4-phosphate dehydrogenase PdxA — protein MTVARIAITPGEPAGVGPDVVIAAAQQAWPVELVAIADPELLRSRAEMLGLPLTLAPVDFSAAPQPQAAGTLQLLATPLANSAVPGQLDAANAGYVLRTLELAADGCLDGSFQAMVTAPVQKSIINDAGQPFSGHTEFLAERTGTARVVMLLAAGELRVALATTHLPLAQVPDAITMESLATTLTILHRDLVEKFGIRNPCIAVLGLNPHAGEGGHLGQEELDIISPTLDTLRAGGMQLLGPLPADTAFNPEMLKRADAFLAMYHDQGLPVLKYAGFGNAVNITLGLPIVRTSVDHGTALDLAGSGKADAGSLRAALGLAIGLAG, from the coding sequence ATGACTGTAGCCAGAATCGCCATCACCCCCGGTGAGCCCGCCGGGGTCGGCCCCGACGTCGTTATCGCCGCTGCCCAGCAAGCCTGGCCGGTGGAACTGGTGGCGATCGCGGACCCGGAGCTGCTGCGTAGCCGCGCCGAAATGCTGGGACTGCCTCTGACGCTGGCGCCGGTGGATTTCAGCGCCGCCCCACAGCCCCAGGCCGCCGGAACCCTGCAGCTGCTGGCCACGCCGCTGGCCAACTCCGCAGTGCCCGGACAACTCGACGCTGCCAATGCTGGCTACGTATTGCGAACCCTGGAACTGGCCGCCGACGGCTGCCTGGACGGCAGCTTCCAGGCCATGGTGACCGCGCCGGTACAGAAGTCCATCATCAATGACGCCGGCCAGCCCTTCAGCGGCCACACCGAGTTCCTCGCCGAGCGCACCGGCACGGCACGGGTCGTAATGCTGCTGGCGGCCGGCGAGTTGCGGGTGGCACTGGCCACGACCCATCTACCACTGGCCCAAGTGCCGGACGCCATTACCATGGAGTCACTGGCCACCACCCTGACCATCCTGCATCGGGACCTGGTGGAAAAATTCGGTATCCGCAATCCCTGCATCGCCGTACTGGGCCTGAACCCCCACGCCGGCGAAGGGGGCCACCTGGGCCAGGAAGAACTGGACATCATCAGTCCCACACTGGACACCCTGCGCGCCGGCGGCATGCAGCTACTGGGTCCGCTGCCCGCCGACACCGCCTTCAACCCGGAGATGCTGAAGCGGGCCGATGCCTTTCTGGCCATGTACCACGACCAGGGGCTGCCGGTGTTGAAATACGCGGGGTTTGGCAATGCGGTGAATATTACACTGGGGCTGCCGATTGTACGGACCTCGGTGGATCACGGGACTGCGCTGGATCTGGCAGGTAGCGGGAAAGCGGATGCGGGGAGTTTGCGGGCGGCGTTGGGGTTGGCGATTGGGTTGGCCGGCTGA
- a CDS encoding peptidylprolyl isomerase, with product MTIKSALLATGLAIALFTAAASQAQTEMLDQVVAIVDDDVVMASELRERVQTITQTLQARGVELPPEDVLIRETLDRLILESIQLQMANRVGVRISDAQLNAAMERIAAQNRMGLDEFRATLEQEGQSYAAMREQVRREMTIQRVQSGNVNQRIQITEQEVMNFLRSAEGQKVAQPEYRIVHALLPLGSDARASEVAEAEAFLQQLLVRIRGGEPFDQVISDSTDEYQFSGGDLGWRKLEDLPSLFSEVAPELAAGETSDPIRSPSGLHLVHVLDLRGGEQVVSQTRVRHILIRPSEVMSSEQAEALATELKARAEAGEDFADLAREYSEDIGSAQEGGDLGWTSPGQMVPEFETAMAETEVGEISDPVQSQFGWHVLEVLERREQDMTQEAIKARATEVLHQRKYEEELDAWLRKIRDEAFVDIK from the coding sequence GTGACTATTAAATCTGCATTGCTGGCCACAGGCCTAGCCATCGCCCTGTTCACCGCGGCTGCAAGCCAGGCGCAGACCGAGATGCTCGACCAGGTCGTGGCTATCGTCGATGACGACGTGGTAATGGCCAGCGAGCTGCGGGAACGGGTCCAGACCATCACCCAAACCCTGCAGGCGCGCGGGGTCGAGCTGCCGCCCGAGGATGTGCTGATACGCGAGACGCTGGATCGCCTCATCCTGGAGAGCATCCAGCTGCAGATGGCAAACCGCGTCGGCGTACGTATTTCGGACGCCCAGCTCAATGCCGCGATGGAGCGCATCGCGGCGCAGAATCGCATGGGCCTGGACGAATTCCGCGCCACCCTGGAGCAGGAAGGCCAGTCCTATGCCGCAATGCGCGAGCAAGTCCGGCGCGAGATGACCATCCAGCGGGTACAGTCCGGCAACGTCAACCAGCGCATCCAGATCACCGAACAGGAAGTCATGAATTTCCTGCGTTCTGCCGAGGGCCAGAAAGTGGCCCAGCCCGAATACCGTATCGTCCACGCGCTGCTGCCGCTGGGCTCTGACGCCCGCGCCAGCGAAGTGGCCGAAGCCGAAGCCTTCCTGCAGCAATTGCTGGTGCGCATTCGCGGCGGTGAGCCCTTCGACCAGGTGATCTCCGACAGCACCGATGAGTACCAGTTCAGCGGCGGCGACCTGGGCTGGCGTAAACTGGAAGACCTGCCCAGCCTGTTCAGCGAGGTGGCCCCCGAGCTTGCCGCAGGAGAGACATCCGATCCCATCCGCAGCCCCAGCGGGCTCCACCTCGTCCACGTGCTGGACCTGCGCGGTGGCGAGCAGGTAGTGTCGCAGACCAGGGTGCGCCACATCCTGATTCGCCCGTCCGAAGTGATGAGCTCGGAACAGGCCGAAGCCCTGGCCACCGAACTGAAGGCGCGCGCCGAGGCGGGCGAGGACTTCGCCGACCTGGCCCGGGAGTACTCCGAGGACATCGGCTCCGCCCAGGAGGGCGGCGACCTTGGCTGGACCAGCCCGGGCCAGATGGTGCCGGAATTCGAGACCGCGATGGCGGAAACCGAAGTGGGCGAGATATCCGACCCGGTGCAGAGCCAGTTCGGCTGGCACGTGCTGGAAGTACTGGAACGCCGCGAGCAGGACATGACCCAGGAAGCGATCAAAGCGCGCGCGACCGAAGTACTGCATCAGCGCAAATACGAAGAGGAACTGGATGCCTGGCTGCGCAAGATTCGCGACGAGGCTTTCGTCGATATCAAGTAG
- a CDS encoding LPS-assembly protein LptD, which produces MLGVGLALPLLVSAQHDESGQAHLDWVPEKSVPEALRDKRCRSCGGRYLDPLAESDPADDPETADIRAQASESELQGDDVYLRGGVSVDQGYRQLRGEDAHFDRSVRQGTVSGGITLREPGVLLRGKEAQYSADTGEASIRDSEFVLHEQHLHGTATRLRRDADGLLFVEGGELSFCAPDDEQWAIRANSIELDVAEGLGTARGAKLDLGGIPVLYLPWVRFPLDDRRRTGLLWPDLSSDTSGGLDIAVPVYFNLAPNYDLLYVPRYIQERGTNHELEARYTDRRIGFWSVGGAYMPEDDRFQRQRPEEGDRERWLSVVKHNGLFDQRWRSRVDYSKASDVDYFKDLDTSNLENRRRTNLLQLGSLDYLGDDWLIGADIQQYQSLADDINNDYQKLPQLTARFRGDNTPFEFDPIVLAQYSYFDTDDDRVTGQRVYMEGGATYPMLWQSGFLKPTAKYRYLEYELTNPDNAGTDSPTAGSALASLDGGLYFERHTALAGRGLLQTLEPRIFYLFSEYENQLDQPDFDSAELTFSYNQLFRETRFSGRDRLDDANQLSVGLTTRYISDEDGREYLNASLGQIYYLDDRRVRLDPRDGPLDQSSSEMAAEVNFYPNKRLSLRNSLVWDPDSGNMNAGNLQARYQRGDGAVFNVGYSYRRPLTLVDRDIVTAQAHLSTYYPINDRWRVFAALNYSVESNTSIEDMFGIEYDSCCWRIRLLHLRYFDTAGRQNPDFSDPDLEREYSTQVQVVLKGMGGFGSRVTDLLEDMIRGFHDRDY; this is translated from the coding sequence GTGTTGGGTGTCGGCCTGGCGCTGCCGCTGCTGGTGTCTGCTCAACACGACGAGAGCGGCCAGGCTCATCTCGATTGGGTGCCGGAAAAGTCAGTACCCGAAGCGCTGCGCGACAAGCGCTGCCGCAGCTGCGGCGGTCGCTATCTCGATCCGCTGGCGGAATCCGACCCGGCGGATGACCCGGAAACTGCCGACATCCGCGCCCAGGCCAGCGAATCGGAACTGCAGGGCGACGACGTCTACCTGCGTGGCGGTGTCTCGGTGGACCAGGGCTATCGCCAGCTGCGGGGGGAGGACGCGCATTTTGACCGCAGCGTACGCCAGGGCACCGTCAGCGGCGGCATTACGCTGCGCGAGCCCGGTGTACTGCTGCGCGGCAAGGAAGCCCAGTATTCCGCCGATACCGGCGAAGCCAGCATCCGCGACAGCGAATTCGTGCTCCACGAGCAGCATCTGCATGGCACCGCCACCCGGCTGCGCAGGGATGCCGACGGCCTGCTGTTCGTCGAGGGCGGCGAGCTGTCCTTCTGCGCGCCCGATGACGAGCAGTGGGCCATTCGCGCCAACAGTATCGAACTGGACGTGGCAGAGGGCCTGGGTACCGCGCGCGGCGCCAAGCTGGACCTGGGCGGCATCCCGGTACTGTACCTGCCCTGGGTCCGGTTCCCGCTGGACGACCGCCGCCGCACCGGATTGCTGTGGCCGGACCTCAGCTCCGATACCAGTGGCGGCCTGGATATCGCGGTGCCGGTCTACTTCAACCTGGCCCCCAACTACGATCTCCTCTACGTTCCGCGCTACATCCAGGAGCGCGGCACCAACCACGAACTGGAGGCCCGCTATACCGACCGCAGGATCGGCTTCTGGTCAGTCGGGGGCGCCTACATGCCCGAGGACGACCGTTTCCAGCGGCAACGCCCCGAGGAAGGGGACCGCGAACGCTGGTTGAGCGTGGTTAAGCACAACGGCCTGTTCGACCAGCGCTGGCGCTCGCGGGTGGACTACAGCAAGGCCAGCGATGTCGACTACTTCAAGGACCTGGATACCTCCAACCTGGAAAACCGGCGCCGCACCAACCTGCTGCAACTGGGATCGCTGGATTATCTGGGTGACGACTGGCTGATAGGCGCGGACATCCAGCAATACCAGTCACTGGCCGACGATATCAACAATGACTACCAGAAACTGCCGCAGCTGACGGCGCGCTTTCGCGGCGACAACACCCCGTTTGAATTCGACCCGATCGTGCTGGCCCAATACTCCTACTTTGATACCGACGACGACAGGGTGACCGGCCAGCGCGTCTATATGGAAGGGGGCGCCACCTACCCCATGCTGTGGCAGTCCGGCTTCCTCAAGCCCACGGCCAAATACCGCTACCTGGAGTACGAACTGACCAACCCCGACAACGCGGGCACCGACAGCCCGACGGCGGGCTCCGCCCTGGCCAGCCTGGACGGGGGCCTGTACTTCGAGCGCCACACGGCGCTGGCCGGGCGCGGCCTGTTGCAGACCCTGGAGCCGCGCATCTTCTATCTGTTCAGCGAATATGAAAACCAGCTCGACCAACCCGACTTCGACAGCGCGGAACTCACCTTCAGCTACAACCAGCTGTTCCGGGAAACCCGTTTTTCCGGCCGCGACCGGCTGGACGACGCCAACCAACTGTCGGTAGGCCTGACCACCCGCTATATCAGCGACGAGGATGGCCGCGAATACCTCAACGCCAGTCTTGGGCAGATCTACTACCTGGATGACCGGCGGGTACGGCTGGATCCCCGCGACGGCCCGCTGGACCAGTCCAGCTCCGAAATGGCGGCTGAGGTCAACTTCTACCCCAACAAGCGGCTGAGCCTGCGCAACAGCCTGGTATGGGACCCGGACAGCGGGAACATGAACGCCGGCAACCTGCAGGCCCGCTACCAGCGCGGGGACGGGGCCGTGTTCAACGTCGGCTATTCCTACCGCCGGCCGCTGACGCTGGTGGACCGCGACATCGTCACCGCCCAGGCGCACCTGTCCACCTACTACCCGATCAATGACCGCTGGCGAGTGTTTGCCGCCCTCAACTACAGCGTGGAAAGCAACACTAGCATAGAAGATATGTTCGGAATCGAATACGATAGTTGCTGCTGGCGTATTCGCCTGCTGCATCTGCGCTATTTCGACACTGCCGGCCGCCAGAACCCCGATTTCAGCGATCCTGACCTGGAACGGGAGTACTCCACCCAGGTCCAGGTGGTTCTCAAGGGCATGGGCGGCTTCGGTAGCCGGGTGACCGACCTGCTTGAAGATATGATTCGAGGTTTCCACGATCGTGACTATTAA